One genomic window of Kaistia geumhonensis includes the following:
- a CDS encoding DUF1467 family protein, which translates to MRIYSLIAIYFVVWWLVIFMILPFGIKTQEEQGEVTLGTTPSAPWKPMLIKKAIATSIVSAILVGAFYYAYAVLGWTPERLSTLFG; encoded by the coding sequence ATGCGCATCTACAGCCTGATCGCCATCTATTTCGTCGTCTGGTGGTTGGTGATCTTCATGATCCTGCCCTTCGGCATCAAGACGCAGGAAGAGCAGGGCGAAGTGACGCTCGGCACGACGCCGAGCGCCCCCTGGAAGCCGATGCTGATCAAGAAGGCGATCGCGACCTCGATCGTCTCAGCCATCCTCGTCGGCGCCTTCTACTATGCCTATGCCGTTCTTGGATGGACGCCGGAACGTCTCTCCACCCTGTTCGGCTGA
- the mce gene encoding methylmalonyl-CoA epimerase: MIGRLNHVAIAVPDLGAATAIYRDRLGATVSAPLDLPEHGVTTVFVELPNTKIELITPLGDASPIASFLARSPEGGVHHLCFEVADIDAAAERMKADGARVLGDGRPRIGAHGKPVLFLHPKDFAGTLVELEEA, encoded by the coding sequence GTGATCGGCCGTCTCAACCATGTCGCCATCGCCGTGCCGGATCTCGGCGCCGCCACAGCGATCTATCGTGATCGGCTCGGCGCGACTGTCTCCGCGCCGCTCGACCTGCCGGAACACGGCGTCACGACCGTCTTCGTCGAGCTGCCGAACACCAAGATCGAGCTGATCACGCCGCTCGGCGATGCATCGCCGATCGCGTCCTTTCTGGCGCGATCCCCGGAGGGCGGTGTCCACCATCTCTGCTTCGAGGTCGCGGACATCGACGCTGCGGCCGAGCGGATGAAGGCCGACGGCGCCCGCGTGCTCGGCGATGGCCGTCCGAGGATCGGCGCCCATGGCAAGCCTGTCCTGTTTCTGCACCCGAAGGATTTCGCCGGAACTCTGGTCGAACTCGAGGAGGCCTGA